A genomic window from Clostridium aceticum includes:
- the mnmA gene encoding tRNA 2-thiouridine(34) synthase MnmA — MQKNKKVLLGMSGGVDSSVAAYLLKKQGYEVIGVTMQIWQDDEEVNKSDVGCCSLSAVEDARRVAHKLDIPFYVMNFKDVFKEKVIQYFIDEYTKGRTPNPCIACNKYIKFEEFLRRALQLDCYYVATGHYAKIEYDEDTKKYLLKESATDEKDQTYALYNMTQEQLQHTLMPLGYYNKDEIRKIAEELELSVATKPDSQEICFVPDNDYGNFVEENSSKKVLEGDFVDQEGNVLGRHKGIIYYTIGQRKGLGIALGKPVYVTEIIPATNQVVLGDAEAVFGKELIANEVNFIPFETLEGPRRVKAKVRYNSKAAAATLYPCGEEVRVVFDEAQRAITPGQAVVFYEEDIVVGGGTIIKKI; from the coding sequence TTGCAAAAAAACAAGAAAGTTCTTTTAGGAATGAGTGGCGGCGTAGATAGTTCTGTAGCTGCCTATCTATTGAAAAAACAGGGTTATGAAGTAATTGGTGTTACAATGCAGATATGGCAAGATGATGAAGAAGTCAACAAATCAGACGTTGGATGTTGTTCTTTATCTGCCGTTGAGGATGCTAGAAGGGTAGCGCATAAATTAGATATACCTTTCTATGTTATGAATTTTAAGGATGTTTTTAAGGAAAAGGTAATTCAATACTTTATAGACGAATATACAAAAGGTAGGACGCCAAATCCATGTATCGCATGTAACAAATATATTAAATTTGAAGAGTTTTTAAGAAGGGCTCTTCAATTAGATTGCTACTATGTGGCCACTGGTCATTATGCAAAGATAGAATATGATGAAGACACAAAAAAGTATCTGCTTAAAGAATCAGCTACTGATGAAAAAGATCAAACCTATGCTTTATACAATATGACACAGGAACAATTACAGCATACTTTGATGCCTTTAGGTTATTATAATAAGGATGAAATAAGAAAAATAGCAGAAGAATTAGAACTATCAGTAGCAACAAAGCCAGATAGTCAAGAGATTTGTTTTGTTCCAGATAACGATTATGGTAATTTTGTAGAGGAAAATAGCTCTAAAAAAGTTCTTGAAGGGGATTTTGTAGATCAAGAAGGTAATGTTTTAGGCAGACATAAAGGAATTATTTACTACACAATAGGTCAAAGAAAAGGGCTAGGAATTGCCTTAGGAAAGCCTGTCTATGTCACTGAAATTATACCAGCAACGAATCAAGTTGTACTAGGTGATGCTGAAGCTGTGTTTGGTAAAGAACTCATTGCTAATGAAGTGAATTTTATACCCTTTGAAACTCTAGAAGGTCCTCGTAGAGTAAAAGCCAAGGTTAGGTATAATAGTAAGGCAGCAGCAGCTACACTATATCCCTGTGGTGAAGAAGTACGAGTAGTTTTTGATGAAGCCCAAAGAGCAATTACTCCTGGGCAAGCAGTGGTATTTTACGAGGAAGATATTGTTGTAGGTGGAGGTACAATCATAAAAAAAATATAA
- a CDS encoding PRC-barrel domain-containing protein: protein MIKGSEFIGLCIKNKNKEIMEYKIKDLIYTNKGSKLLGFILKSKKVADKDIKVLPFKKIKEIRSEGLVISSEKDIVFSHQVPEIQEALIKPIKTVGFHIYNHYGELFGVVKDTVIEKTSGRVLALVISKGVIDDFVEGYSILPLVPYVEFQQESILLGDQELSTLFLEGGGLKKLLGIE from the coding sequence ATGATTAAAGGAAGTGAGTTTATTGGATTATGTATAAAAAATAAAAATAAAGAGATTATGGAATATAAGATCAAAGATCTAATATACACAAACAAAGGATCTAAGCTATTGGGATTTATACTAAAATCAAAAAAAGTCGCTGATAAGGATATAAAGGTACTACCTTTTAAGAAAATAAAAGAGATTCGGTCAGAAGGTCTTGTTATTTCTTCAGAAAAGGATATTGTATTTTCTCATCAAGTTCCAGAAATACAGGAAGCCTTAATAAAGCCTATAAAAACAGTAGGATTTCATATTTACAATCATTATGGAGAATTATTTGGTGTTGTAAAAGATACAGTTATAGAAAAAACAAGTGGAAGAGTACTCGCCCTAGTGATTAGCAAAGGCGTGATAGATGACTTTGTAGAAGGGTATTCTATCTTACCATTAGTACCTTATGTAGAATTTCAACAGGAAAGTATACTTCTTGGAGATCAGGAATTAAGCACCCTTTTTCTCGAAGGGGGAGGCTTGAAAAAATTGCTTGGTATAGAATAA